From the genome of Clostridium sp. BNL1100, one region includes:
- a CDS encoding cation transporter, translated as MKKQFRLEGLDCANCAAKMEKDIGALSGVTTASVNHMTTKLVFETAEGADIDYIVAEAEKIVHKYEPEVVMKRA; from the coding sequence ATGAAAAAGCAATTCAGACTCGAAGGACTTGACTGCGCCAACTGCGCCGCGAAAATGGAAAAGGACATCGGCGCGCTTTCCGGTGTGACAACCGCAAGTGTCAACCATATGACAACGAAACTCGTCTTTGAAACCGCCGAGGGCGCAGACATTGATTATATCGTTGCCGAAGCTGAAAAAATCGTTCACAAGTACGAACCGGAAGTCGTAATGAAACGGGCGTGA
- a CDS encoding metalloregulator ArsR/SmtB family transcription factor, with product MSVKGDVCDCDVIHEEIVANVKSQMLSDTTMIAASDFLKAIGDPTRVKMLWALGVSEMCVCDLAYLLNMTKSAISHQLRTLKAANLVKFRKDGKVVYYSLVDDHVNIILKQSLSHITE from the coding sequence ATGTCCGTTAAAGGAGACGTGTGCGATTGCGATGTTATCCACGAAGAAATCGTTGCAAATGTGAAGTCACAAATGCTTTCAGATACAACTATGATTGCCGCTTCTGATTTTCTAAAAGCAATCGGAGACCCTACAAGAGTTAAGATGCTTTGGGCTTTGGGTGTCAGCGAAATGTGCGTGTGCGATTTGGCATATTTGCTAAATATGACAAAATCCGCAATCTCACATCAATTGCGAACTTTGAAAGCGGCCAACTTGGTAAAGTTCCGAAAAGACGGCAAAGTGGTCTACTATTCTCTTGTAGATGATCACGTGAACATCATTCTAAAACAAAGTTTGAGCCATATCACAGAATAA
- the arsA gene encoding arsenical pump-driving ATPase, with protein MENFNPQVIALTKYLFYTGKGGVGKTSTACATAVNLADSGKKVLLISTDPASNLQDVFGLDLNNKGVPIKEVPNLVVANLDPTQAAAEYRESVIAPYRGKLPDAVLNNMEEQLSGSCTVEIAAFNEFSNFITDEKVQKEYDHIIFDTAPTGHTLRMLQLPSAWSNFISESTHGASCLGQLSGLESKKEIYKKAVETLSDDKRTTLILVSRPEAAPLKEAKRASKELADIGVNNQAIVMNGVLTSYDDKISGSLYHKQQKALADMPEGLKKLTIYTVPLRAYNITGLDNVRALLTKDQYIVRDEKVNAKTIPELKNVIDDLYKSNKKVIFAMGKGGVGKTTVAAAIAMGLSARGRKVHLTTTDPAAHLKFVIDESNGITTSRIDEQAELKKYQEEVLSKARETMSDEDIAYVEEDLRSPCTQEIAVFRAFAEIVDKAEDQVVVIDTAPTGHTLLLLESTQSYNQEIKRSQGDIPESAKKLLPRLHNIDETEVIIVTLAEATPVYEAMRLEEDLKRAGIAAKWWVINSSLYHTGTTNRMLAAKASSEIEWINKVDDHTDGKFAVIGWSPDEIKGDKLKELLV; from the coding sequence ATGGAGAATTTTAATCCGCAAGTAATTGCGCTTACTAAATATTTGTTTTACACGGGAAAAGGCGGTGTAGGAAAGACTTCAACCGCTTGCGCCACCGCAGTAAATCTTGCTGACAGTGGCAAAAAGGTACTGCTCATCAGTACCGATCCTGCATCCAATTTGCAGGATGTTTTTGGTCTTGATTTGAACAATAAGGGGGTTCCTATTAAAGAAGTGCCAAACCTTGTGGTAGCTAACCTTGACCCAACACAGGCGGCAGCGGAATACCGTGAAAGTGTGATTGCTCCCTATCGCGGCAAGTTGCCTGATGCAGTTCTAAACAATATGGAAGAACAGCTTTCCGGTTCCTGCACGGTTGAGATTGCGGCATTCAATGAATTTTCAAACTTTATTACGGATGAAAAAGTGCAGAAAGAGTATGACCATATTATATTCGATACTGCACCAACCGGTCATACTCTTAGAATGCTGCAGTTGCCTTCAGCATGGAGTAATTTCATCAGCGAGAGTACACATGGAGCATCCTGTCTTGGACAGTTGTCAGGTTTGGAAAGTAAAAAAGAAATTTACAAAAAAGCTGTTGAAACTCTGTCAGATGACAAACGGACTACACTCATTCTTGTTTCTCGACCCGAAGCAGCTCCCCTAAAGGAGGCAAAAAGAGCTTCAAAAGAACTTGCGGACATCGGCGTAAACAATCAGGCAATTGTCATGAACGGTGTGTTGACTTCTTATGATGACAAAATATCCGGAAGTCTGTATCACAAGCAGCAAAAAGCACTTGCAGATATGCCGGAAGGGTTAAAAAAGCTGACTATTTATACAGTCCCCCTTAGAGCCTATAATATCACCGGACTTGACAATGTAAGAGCATTACTAACCAAGGATCAATACATTGTCCGGGACGAGAAGGTAAACGCTAAAACAATCCCAGAGCTTAAAAATGTAATTGACGATCTGTACAAATCAAATAAAAAAGTTATCTTCGCTATGGGAAAAGGCGGCGTTGGAAAAACTACCGTTGCGGCAGCGATTGCGATGGGATTGTCCGCAAGGGGCAGAAAGGTTCATCTTACCACTACAGACCCGGCAGCCCATCTAAAATTTGTCATAGATGAAAGCAATGGCATCACCACGAGTCGTATTGATGAACAGGCAGAGCTGAAGAAGTACCAAGAGGAAGTGCTTTCTAAAGCAAGGGAAACCATGTCGGATGAGGATATTGCTTATGTGGAGGAAGATTTGCGTTCTCCCTGTACGCAGGAAATCGCAGTGTTCAGGGCTTTCGCGGAGATTGTGGATAAGGCAGAAGATCAAGTAGTTGTCATTGATACCGCACCGACCGGTCATACGCTTTTGCTTCTTGAGTCTACACAAAGCTATAATCAGGAAATCAAACGATCACAAGGTGATATTCCAGAATCTGCAAAAAAGCTGTTGCCGCGACTACACAATATAGACGAAACAGAAGTTATTATTGTGACCCTTGCGGAAGCTACCCCGGTATATGAAGCAATGCGCCTTGAAGAAGATCTAAAGCGTGCGGGTATTGCGGCAAAATGGTGGGTAATCAATTCTTCACTCTATCATACTGGTACAACCAATCGTATGCTGGCTGCAAAAGCAAGCAGTGAAATTGAGTGGATTAATAAGGTGGATGATCACACAGATGGTAAATTTGCTGTCATCGGCTGGAGTCCTGATGAAATCAAAGGTGATAAGCTCAAAGAGTTATTAGTTTAA
- the arsD gene encoding arsenite efflux transporter metallochaperone ArsD — MKKMFIYEPAMCCSTGLCGVGVDSELLRISTVLNTLEKKGVVVERFNLSNSPQEFINNKAVNEFINVNGVDELPAIVVDGEIVITGRYPTNDEFSSLLGIPASTLGENPKTLKAKLKKSDGCGCSGGNCC; from the coding sequence ATGAAGAAAATGTTTATCTATGAGCCAGCCATGTGCTGTTCTACAGGACTTTGTGGAGTTGGCGTTGATTCCGAACTCCTCAGGATTTCAACTGTACTAAATACACTAGAGAAAAAGGGAGTTGTAGTTGAACGGTTTAATCTCTCAAATTCACCCCAAGAGTTTATAAATAATAAAGCGGTGAATGAATTTATCAATGTAAACGGTGTAGATGAATTACCCGCCATCGTTGTGGACGGAGAAATTGTGATAACTGGCAGATATCCTACTAACGATGAGTTCTCAAGTCTGCTTGGCATTCCGGCAAGCACTTTGGGGGAAAATCCTAAAACTTTAAAGGCAAAACTAAAAAAATCAGATGGTTGTGGATGTTCTGGCGGTAATTGCTGCTAA
- the arsB gene encoding ACR3 family arsenite efflux transporter, producing MEKEKTQGIGFFEKYLSIWVLLCMAAGILIGKFLPVIPTILDKMQFAGQNIPIAVLIWIMIYPMMMKINFQSIKNVGKHPLGIVISSGSSWVIKPFLMFGLASLFFLVVFKALIPADLAQDFVTGAVLLGTAPCTAMVFVWSNLTKGDPAHTLVQVSVNDLLILILFVPLVQFLLGVNNVQIPWDTLIFSIILFVVVPLVGGFLTRAFMIKKKGEEFFNKKFVPKFDGITTLGLLLTLIIIFTFQGDIILEQPLFVLLIAVPLILQNVISATFTYMMCKWTKQPHNIAAPAALIAASDFFELSVAVAIALFGPTSPVVLACTVGVLTEVPVMLLLVKFINKTKHWFPQPTADNK from the coding sequence ATGGAAAAAGAAAAAACACAGGGCATCGGATTTTTTGAGAAATACCTTTCTATATGGGTTCTTCTCTGTATGGCAGCGGGAATTTTAATCGGGAAGTTTTTGCCAGTAATCCCTACGATTTTAGATAAAATGCAGTTTGCGGGGCAAAATATTCCAATCGCAGTTCTCATATGGATCATGATTTATCCAATGATGATGAAGATTAATTTTCAATCTATAAAGAACGTAGGAAAGCATCCATTGGGTATAGTGATATCCAGCGGCAGTAGTTGGGTAATCAAACCTTTTCTCATGTTTGGGCTTGCATCACTATTCTTTCTGGTGGTCTTTAAAGCGCTAATCCCTGCCGACTTAGCACAAGACTTTGTTACAGGTGCAGTTCTGTTAGGTACGGCTCCATGTACTGCAATGGTATTTGTATGGAGCAATCTGACAAAAGGAGATCCTGCACATACTTTAGTACAGGTTTCGGTGAACGACCTGCTTATTTTGATACTTTTTGTGCCATTAGTTCAATTCCTGCTAGGTGTTAACAATGTTCAGATTCCATGGGATACTCTTATATTTTCAATCATATTATTCGTAGTTGTCCCATTGGTTGGTGGTTTTCTTACACGGGCTTTCATGATAAAGAAAAAAGGCGAGGAATTTTTCAACAAAAAATTTGTCCCCAAATTTGACGGCATAACAACTTTGGGCTTGCTCTTGACTCTGATAATTATCTTTACTTTCCAAGGCGATATTATTTTGGAGCAGCCGCTATTCGTACTATTGATAGCAGTGCCGCTTATCCTCCAGAATGTTATCTCAGCTACTTTTACGTATATGATGTGTAAATGGACGAAACAGCCTCATAATATAGCGGCACCGGCAGCTCTTATTGCCGCCTCTGATTTTTTTGAATTATCGGTGGCAGTGGCAATCGCACTGTTTGGCCCAACATCCCCGGTAGTGCTTGCTTGCACTGTTGGAGTGCTTACCGAGGTTCCTGTCATGCTTCTGCTCGTCAAGTTCATAAACAAGACTAAGCACTGGTTCCCCCAGCCAACGGCTGATAACAAATAA
- a CDS encoding metalloregulator ArsR/SmtB family transcription factor — translation MVDIFKALSEESRLRILSLMPEGELCVCEIEACLRMTQSNASRHLTALKKCGILESYKNAQWTYYRISNDFIQENKELWEYLKHRLKELPSYFSDFEEYQKCKVQGLCNCNKNPH, via the coding sequence ATGGTAGATATTTTTAAGGCTCTGTCTGAGGAAAGCAGACTGCGGATATTATCGCTAATGCCGGAAGGTGAACTGTGTGTCTGTGAGATTGAAGCTTGCCTGAGAATGACACAATCGAATGCCTCACGCCATTTGACGGCATTAAAGAAGTGTGGAATTTTGGAGAGCTACAAAAATGCACAATGGACGTACTACAGAATAAGCAATGACTTCATTCAAGAAAACAAAGAGCTTTGGGAATATCTGAAACACAGGCTAAAGGAGCTTCCGTCCTATTTTTCGGACTTTGAAGAATATCAGAAATGTAAAGTACAGGGGTTGTGCAATTGCAATAAAAATCCTCATTAA
- a CDS encoding FAD-dependent oxidoreductase → MRIVIIGAVAAGTSAAAKARRNSEDSEIVIYEKDNFISYSGCGMPYYIGGEVESAGELTPRDPAFFKSKYNVDIHTLHEVVSILPDEKKVSVRNLSTDEVFTDYYDRLVLATGARAVIPPIKGTDFEHVFTLRNINDMNQIKNFIDSHRPQSAVIVGTGFIGLEVCENLQKLGINVTMIEKLSQVTPGLDSDMAVYVEEHLKSKGVSVVTGSSIEEITEKAVILSDSTEVAADVVLLSTGVRPNSELAKSAGIELGVTGAIKVNRRMETSQKDIYACGDCIEQFHVVTGKPVYRPLGSTANKTGRIAGDSMTGGNLEFRGILGTGIFKIFDMTVAQTGLSEREAHELGYGVEVCHNIKPNKPEYMGGKEMVIKGIADNVTGRLLGAQIIGFEGVDKRIDVFVTAITFKAMVEDLFHLDLAYAPPFSTTKDPVMYTGMILDNAIHKGRPLMTAQELDALIDSGEKYTLIDARAVAQYDKNHIETAKSIPHAKLRAVVESLDKDAVAVTYCNKGVTGNAAQNILLGRGLKKVYNLSGGQKQYSKTHNKK, encoded by the coding sequence ATGCGTATTGTTATTATTGGTGCGGTAGCTGCCGGAACATCCGCTGCCGCAAAAGCCAGAAGAAACAGTGAGGATTCAGAAATTGTTATTTATGAAAAAGATAATTTTATATCTTACTCCGGTTGTGGTATGCCTTATTACATTGGCGGAGAAGTAGAAAGTGCAGGTGAGCTGACTCCTCGTGATCCAGCATTTTTCAAAAGCAAATATAATGTAGATATTCACACGTTGCATGAGGTTGTGTCAATCCTTCCCGATGAGAAAAAAGTATCTGTCAGGAACCTTTCAACTGATGAGGTGTTCACCGATTATTATGATCGGTTGGTACTTGCCACTGGCGCTAGAGCCGTTATTCCACCGATCAAAGGAACTGACTTTGAGCATGTATTTACCTTACGCAATATCAATGACATGAATCAAATTAAAAATTTTATAGACAGCCACCGCCCTCAATCTGCTGTGATTGTCGGTACAGGTTTTATTGGTCTTGAGGTGTGTGAAAACCTGCAGAAGCTTGGGATCAATGTGACTATGATTGAAAAACTGTCTCAGGTGACTCCGGGGCTGGACAGTGATATGGCTGTTTATGTTGAAGAACACCTGAAAAGCAAGGGTGTATCCGTGGTGACAGGTTCTTCTATCGAAGAGATTACAGAAAAGGCTGTTATTCTATCGGATAGTACGGAAGTTGCCGCGGACGTGGTACTGCTCTCTACAGGAGTCCGTCCGAACAGCGAACTTGCAAAGTCTGCAGGAATTGAACTGGGTGTTACAGGTGCGATTAAGGTTAACCGCAGAATGGAAACCAGCCAAAAAGATATTTATGCCTGTGGTGACTGTATTGAACAATTTCATGTAGTGACGGGTAAGCCGGTCTATCGACCTTTGGGTTCTACGGCAAACAAAACCGGTAGGATTGCTGGTGATAGTATGACAGGCGGCAATCTGGAATTCAGAGGCATTCTCGGTACGGGCATTTTCAAAATTTTTGATATGACAGTAGCACAAACCGGTCTTTCCGAACGTGAGGCGCACGAATTGGGATATGGTGTTGAGGTATGCCACAACATCAAACCAAACAAACCGGAATACATGGGTGGCAAGGAAATGGTCATCAAGGGGATAGCCGATAATGTAACTGGCCGGCTTCTTGGTGCGCAAATCATTGGATTTGAGGGCGTCGATAAAAGAATCGATGTATTTGTGACGGCAATTACCTTCAAAGCAATGGTTGAAGATCTTTTCCATCTGGATTTAGCCTATGCCCCGCCATTTTCAACAACGAAAGATCCGGTGATGTATACCGGCATGATACTAGACAATGCCATTCATAAAGGCAGACCGTTGATGACGGCGCAGGAGCTGGATGCTCTGATCGATTCTGGTGAAAAGTATACGCTGATCGATGCGAGAGCTGTAGCACAGTATGATAAAAATCATATTGAAACGGCCAAGAGCATTCCCCATGCCAAACTTCGAGCTGTTGTTGAATCGCTTGATAAAGACGCAGTTGCAGTCACCTACTGTAATAAGGGTGTGACCGGAAATGCGGCGCAAAATATCCTTTTGGGTAGAGGGCTAAAGAAAGTATATAACCTTTCCGGAGGACAGAAGCAGTACAGTAAGACACATAATAAAAAATGA
- a CDS encoding metalloregulator ArsR/SmtB family transcription factor — protein MENNFEKSARAFKALCDPNRLMIIELLKSGEKCACNLLEELNISQSTLSHHMKLLCESGVVNCRRDGKWMNYSLSKKGFENAHRLLEEIMEAAVLLDIDGECDCE, from the coding sequence TTGGAAAACAACTTTGAGAAAAGCGCACGAGCTTTTAAGGCACTCTGTGATCCTAACCGTTTGATGATTATTGAATTGCTGAAAAGTGGTGAGAAATGTGCATGTAATCTTTTAGAGGAATTGAATATCTCACAATCAACATTATCCCATCATATGAAATTGTTATGTGAGTCAGGTGTGGTTAACTGCCGACGTGATGGAAAGTGGATGAACTATTCCCTTAGTAAAAAAGGATTTGAAAATGCACACCGTTTACTGGAGGAAATAATGGAGGCAGCTGTACTCCTTGACATAGATGGAGAATGTGACTGCGAATAA